The following proteins come from a genomic window of Musa acuminata AAA Group cultivar baxijiao chromosome BXJ1-7, Cavendish_Baxijiao_AAA, whole genome shotgun sequence:
- the LOC135678936 gene encoding SNARE-interacting protein KEULE-like yields the protein MSFSDSDLSSQGGDYKNFRHVTRDRLLCEMLQSTRAKDSKSTWKVLIMDKITVKVISHSCKMADITEEGVSLVEDIYKRRQPLPSMDAVYFIQPTKENVVMFLSDMSGKSPLYKKAYVFFSSPVNKELVAHIKKDTSVLPRIGGLSEMNLEYFAIDSQGFITDHERAMEELLGENAEGSHMYNDCLNTMATRISTAFASLREFPYVRYRAAKSSLDASTVTTLHDLVPTKLAAGVWNCLSRYKAKIHDFPQRETCELLIVDRSIDQIAPIIHEWTYDAMCHDLLNMDGNKYTHEVPNKTGSTDKKEVLLEDHDPIWLELWHAHIADASERLHEKMTNFISKNKAAQIHHGSRDGGELSTRDLQKMVQALPQYTEQIDKLSLHVEIAGKINGIIREQGLREVGQLEQDLVFGDAGTKELINFLRTKQDISCENKLRLMMIYASIYPEKFEGDKASKLMQLAQLSSDDMIAVNNMRYLGGYGTKKTSRSGFTLKFDAYKKKHAVRKERKSEEVTWQLSKFYPLIEELIEKLSKGELPKDEYPCMNDPSSSFHETSQDASASTTHHAPAQSMRSRRATWARPRSSDDGYSSDSVLRHSSSDFKKMGQRIFVFIIGGATRSELRVVHKLTTKLKREIILGSSSIDDPSQFITKLKILSPQEISLDDLEI from the exons gTACTTATTATGGACAAAATTACCGTTAAAGTAATTTCACACTCTTGCAAGATGGCAGACATTACAGAGGAAGGAGTTTCTT TGGTTGAAGACATATACAAGCGAAGGCAGCCATTGCCATCCATGGATGCTGTATATTTCATCCAGCCAACAAAAGAAAA TGTGGTCATGTTCTTGTCTGACATGTCTGGGAAATCACCCTTGTACAAAAA AGCATATGTATTTTTCAGTTCACCCGTAAATAAAGAGTTAGTGGCACATATCAAGAAGGACACGAGCGTCTTACCCCGCATTGGTGGTTTAAGTGAG ATGAATTTGGAATATTTTGCTATTGATAGTCAG GGCTTTATAACCGACCATGAGAGGGCTATGGAGGAACTACTTGGGGAGAATGCGGAAGGCTCTCACATGTACAATGACTGCTTGAATACAATGGCCACACGTATTTCTACGGCATTTGCTTCTTTAAGG GAATTTCCGTATGTGCGGTACCGTGCTGCAAAGTCATCATTAGATGCTTCTACAGTGACAACACTTCATGATCTTGTCCCAACTAAGCTTGCTGCTGGAGTTTGGAATTGTCTTTCTAGGTATAAAGCTAAAATTCATGATTTTCCCCAGAGGGAGACATGTGAGTTGCTTATTGTGGACCGTTCCATAGATCAG ATTGCTCCAATTATACATGAATGGACCTATGATGCCATGTGCCATGATTTGCTAAACATGGATGGTAACAAATATACACATGAG GTGCCTAACAAAACAGGATCAACAGACAAGAAGGAGGTGTTGTTGGAGGATCATGACCCCATTTGGCTTGAGCTTTGGCATGCACATATTGCTGAT GCTAGTGAAAGATTGCATGAGAAGATGACAAATTTCATATCAAAAAATAAAGCAGCTCAAATTCACCATGGTTCAAG AGATGGTGGTGAGCTTTCCACTAGAGATTTGCAAAAAATGGTTCAAGCTTTGCCGCAGTATACTGAGCAGATTGACAAACTTTCTCTCCATGTAGAG ATTGCTGGTAAGATTAATGGAATAATTAGAGAACAAGGTCTTCGTGAAGTTGGACAGCTGGAACAAGATCTTGTATTTGGAGATGCTGGGACCAAAGAACTAATTAATTTTCTAAGGACAAAGCAG GATATCAGTTGTGAAAATAAACTACGTCTGATGATGATTTATGCATCCATCTATCCAGAGAAGTTTGAAGGCGACAAAGCATCAAAGTTGATGCAA CTTGCACAACTTTCATCTGATGATATGATTGCTGTTAATAACATGCGCTACCTGGGAGGTTATGGAACTAAAAAGACATCAAGAAGTGGATTCACCCTCAAATTTGATGCATACAAG AAGAAGCATGCAGTGAGAAAAGAACGAAAATCTGAGGAAGTTACATGGCAGCTATCTAAATTTTATCCGCTGATAGAG GAGCTGATTGAGAAACTTAGCAAAGGTGAACTACCGAAGGATGAGTATCCTTGTATGAATGACCCAAGTTCTAGTTTTCATGAGACCTCACAAGATGCATCTGCTTCCACAACTCACCATGCACCAGCTCAATCCATGAGATCTAGGCGGGCGACATGGGCTAGGCCACGAAGTTCTGATGATGGATATTCAAG TGATTCTGTGTTGAGGCATTCATCAAGTGATTTTAAAAAGATGGGCCAGCGCATTTTTGTATTTATCATTGGTGGAGCCACTCGATCTGAG CTACGTGTTGTCCACAAGCTTACCACAAAGTTGAAGAGGGAAATCATCCTCGGCTCATCCAGTATTGATGATCCTTCCCAGTTTATCACT AAACTGAAGATTCTCTCACCTCAAGAAATTTCATTGGATGACCTTGAGATATGA